GGCGTGAGATTTAATTTACCTCCTGTTGATAGTGCAACAGGCCCTCCGAAATGAAACAATGAAAAGCTTGAGCTATCCTGTTGCAATTTGGAAGAAGTATCATTCTGCTTAAGATCTCCACTCGGTGGTGAACTGAGTACATATGGATGTCCAGTGGTAACAGCGACGTCTGAATTCACCACAGAGCTTTCTGCTATTGCACCTGATTTGGAGACCTGAGTTCTATCTTCGGCATAGATACAATTGCTAGTTTTCGAAGCCGGATGATAAAGAGGAACCGGGCTAGGGTTGAAAACTGGATTAGAAAGATGATGCAAATGGCCATATTGCATACAGAAGCGTGGGTTACCGTTTAAACCATACCCAAGAGGATTGGCATATGGACAATGATTTGAATAGGAGAACGGCATTATTCCATTTGCATGGGCAGGTGCTGGCCATGAAACTGAgttttgatgataataatTCATCGATGGAGGAACCTGAAACACTGGGAAGTGAATGTTTTGGTTCTGAATCGGAAGAGTCACTTGACATGGGGAATCCAGACTGACGGCAGAGAATCCTGCTTCGAAGTTCTGAGGAACATTTTTGGGTGCATTCACTTGAACTTTACATCCCTCATTATCTTGAGGAAAACCAGAATAGCTCCTGCTCCCCATGGCTTCACCTCCAATTCCTTTATCTATCCTTATCTCATGATGCTCAGAGAAGCCATTCTGAATGGATGCTAAAGATTCTTTTCCTTCTGATTGATGGCTAGCATATTCTGAGTCGGATGTGGAGGAGGATTCTAAATTTCCATGGTTCGAGCCAATAGTATTACTGTCTCCTTCACTCAGGCACGATGAGCAGTTATCAGAATTTAATGAGCTAGTCCCTACTTGGTTACTGGTCCCACTAGATGTCAATGTCGTGTCTATGGCTGAATTTGCAGAAAACTGTTTTACCTCACATACATCTTCTTCTACGTTTTTATGATCCTTCAATTCTAtagaaatttcattttggGAGACATCATCTGATTCAATACCAGAAGTTGATTCAGTAGAATTACTCTCCTCTTGATCAACTGCACCAGAAGTTACACTAACTTCACCACTGCAAAATTCTTCATCCCTCGACTTCACAACATCATCCCTCGACTTCACAACATCATAATCAGGTTCCGCATCAAACTTGAAAGTTGAAGACTTCAATGCAACATTTGTGTCTGAGTTACTTCTAGGATATTTCTTCTGTGATTCCATGGGCTCCCAAACTTTCTTTGAATATACAAAATCTTTACCGGGAGAATTGTTTAATAAAGCAGGTTTGGTTTTCAGTCTCCCGTTATCACGAGAATGATCTCCATAACTGTACTTGTTAGAACGATAACTTTGCTTGGACATATCAAATGAAGATTCTGACTTGCTCACAGATTTGACATCTCGGTTAACCCTAACTGAAGAAACAAATGGCTCTGCCTTTTTGTTAAATTCATTAGCTTGGTTGCAGATGCAGGAACGGTAGTCATAAGACATCCGGTTGTTGGAAGAGTGCAACTTTTCATTAAACTTAGAGACATGTCGACCATAGGCCTTTAATGAATTTGTTCTTAACTTCCTGTTTGATCCATTCATACTCCTGGAAGGATTTTCCAAACTATCGGCATGATATCTTTGCTCAGATTTGTTAACCAGCGCCCCATTTTCTGAAACCACCATAAATCGGCGCCTCTCAGACCACTTGAAAGGATGATCTTGAACTTCCTTTGGAAATTTTAATCTCCATCGAGAAACCTTAGATTGATCACTTATGAAAGACTCATTTCCATCTGCAAGTTTTCCATCAAAGCTATCATCATACGAATTTTGCCCTTCTGAAATGATGGATTCGTTTAAAAACAGCTCATCCAGAATGTCAGAAGATTCAGGCACACTGGAATCACATACTTCACCGACTGCATTGGAATTTGGCTCCAAAACACAAGAGGACAAGTCCTCCAAGACATCAGAACGAGCACACACTTCAGCTGATTCAGAACTCAACTTATCTTTATCCTTTCcttttaatctttcttttctccggagcttcttctctctttctttagtTCTTTTCCGCTCTTTTCGTTCTTGTTCTTCACgcttttccttctcttcttcttcaagaaGTTTCATCTGCAGCAAATTCTCAAAGGTTAGCAGTAAATCGAGATCTTATTTCTTGTAAATAAACGTCTGAGTAATGATATAGATTGCAGTGAAACCTGCTTTTCTAGAGTAATGATTTCTTTGCATGCTATGTGAACCCGTTCTTCCAGTAATTTTAGTGCAAGACAGACAAATATGCTATGCGCATTTTGGCGTGCTGTTCCTTCTCTGAAGGCTTTTTCAACCTGGAAAAGACCATAAGGTATAAGAATaaaagtgatatataattCCTAGGCAAAAGTTAGATCAGTGCCAGTATTGAATTTCCAGTCAAAGAAGCTAGAAGAAGAGATCACACTAGAAAATTTCCTGGATTAATTAGAAACTGGTGAGTAACAGAAAGTCATTATGACTTTGAAGCTTCAATTGGATTAAGCGGACAAGCAAATCCAACGAGCAAAACCTTCAAGAGGAATTTGCTTAAAACAAGTGAAGTATCAATTAGACCATCATAATGATATGACCAATAGTAAGGAATTATTGGGGgtatattaataatttgatagaGAGTTTGTAGGGGAAGTTGGTTATAAGTAGAGGGTGAGTGAATTAAGGCTTGAGAGTGATCTCAATAAGAGAGGGTCGAGGGTCCAAGTATCTCAAATCATTTGGTTTATCgtgtatttttgttatattttatattcaatatatCCGGGTTCTATCAATATATTTTGGGATAGTAGtcattagattcaaaataattaagtatgtagcaacattttaaaaaaattgcaaatagagcaaaatttgtcaaattctatcgatcaaagaagtctatcaccgatagaccat
This is a stretch of genomic DNA from Cucumis sativus cultivar 9930 chromosome 4, Cucumber_9930_V3, whole genome shotgun sequence. It encodes these proteins:
- the LOC101210448 gene encoding uncharacterized protein LOC101210448, translated to MPGLTQKNDHLNGGSSAIYSLSAHGFWSQHRDDVSYNQLQKFWSDLLPQARQKLLRIDKQTLFEQARKNMYCSRCNGLLLEGFLQIVIYGKSLHQGKTCVNHSCNRLGVSKNQACDGSLSVNGFQDEIQDPSVHPWGGLTTTRDGVLTLLDCYLYSKSFLGLQNVFDSARARERERELLYPDACGGGGRGWISQGTASYGRGHGTRETCALHTARLSCDTLVDFWSALGEETRQSLLRMKEEDFIERLMYRFDSKRFCRDCRRNVIREFKELKELKRIRREPCCTSWFCVADMAFNYEVSDDTIQADWRQTFADSVETYHYFEWAVGTGEGKSDILEFDNVGMNGSVKINGLDLGGLNSCFITLRAWKLDGRCTELSVKAHALKGQQCVHRRLTVGDGFVTITRGENIRRFFEHAEEAEEEEEDDSIDKDSNDLDGDCSRPQKHAKSPELAREFLLDAATVIFKEQVEKAFREGTARQNAHSIFVCLALKLLEERVHIACKEIITLEKQMKLLEEEEKEKREEQERKERKRTKEREKKLRRKERLKGKDKDKLSSESAEVCARSDVLEDLSSCVLEPNSNAVGEVCDSSVPESSDILDELFLNESIISEGQNSYDDSFDGKLADGNESFISDQSKVSRWRLKFPKEVQDHPFKWSERRRFMVVSENGALVNKSEQRYHADSLENPSRSMNGSNRKLRTNSLKAYGRHVSKFNEKLHSSNNRMSYDYRSCICNQANEFNKKAEPFVSSVRVNRDVKSVSKSESSFDMSKQSYRSNKYSYGDHSRDNGRLKTKPALLNNSPGKDFVYSKKVWEPMESQKKYPRSNSDTNVALKSSTFKFDAEPDYDVVKSRDDVVKSRDEEFCSGEVSVTSGAVDQEESNSTESTSGIESDDVSQNEISIELKDHKNVEEDVCEVKQFSANSAIDTTLTSSGTSNQVGTSSLNSDNCSSCLSEGDSNTIGSNHGNLESSSTSDSEYASHQSEGKESLASIQNGFSEHHEIRIDKGIGGEAMGSRSYSGFPQDNEGCKVQVNAPKNVPQNFEAGFSAVSLDSPCQVTLPIQNQNIHFPVFQVPPSMNYYHQNSVSWPAPAHANGIMPFSYSNHCPYANPLGYGLNGNPRFCMQYGHLHHLSNPVFNPSPVPLYHPASKTSNCIYAEDRTQVSKSGAIAESSVVNSDVAVTTGHPYVLSSPPSGDLKQNDTSSKLQQDSSSFSLFHFGGPVALSTGGKLNLTPSKEDDVGDFSRNNEVEVVDNGHAFNMKETAIEEYNLFAASNGMRFSFF